From the genome of Aquila chrysaetos chrysaetos chromosome 8, bAquChr1.4, whole genome shotgun sequence:
cagggtgctgggtgccccTCTCTTGCCCATGCTGTGCTGGGTGCCCCCCTCTTGAAACTGGGGTGCTAAGGGCCCCCCTTTGGTCCGTGGGATGCTCAGTGCCCCCCTCTTGAAATCAGGGTGCTGGTGGCCCCCCTGTTGCCCGTGGGGTGCTGGAGGGACCCCGCCGCGGCTCCCCAAGAGCCTCGGGGGCTAGCCCGGCTCACTGGGGGGGTTCAGGGCTCCCCCGATCCCCTGCCTTCCCACCCAGCACTGACAGCCACAGGGGGCCTCCCCCAAGGCCGTGGGGCTGTGGAACCGaggcccccccgccccgtcattccccccccccctcagccccaacctctcccccctccctctccgCAGTTTCCTGGTGGATGACAGCCTCTACCTCCTGAAGGCCAACTCTGACCTCTTCAAAGCGGACTAGAGCTGCCGGGGGGGGAGCACGGCCCTTCACGCCCCCCCggggtcctgccctgccctgtgccaAGTGaacccccggccccccccggccacGGGCTCCTTTCCCCAGTTGCCTTCTGaggtttgcttttctctccacgcccccccgtgccccccacctcccctccccagggtcCGGGGGGGGTGTGCGTCCCCGCTGCCGGTTGCACAGGGGCCGAGGGCAGCCGAACCCCCcccccggtgtccccccccccggctgccggTGCTGAGCCAGGAGCCCTCCCTGCCGTGGAGCCCGGCAGCCGCGAGGTGGCAATGGCTGCTGGGGCCTgtggtgccggggggggggacgtgggcggccggggggggccTGCGTGCACACGGTGGGGGGGCCTTGCTCGGAcctgctggctgctggctggcttTTGCAGGGGGGGGCATGTAATGTGTGGGGCTGGAGCGGTGccttggggctgggggtgcccccCCTCTGCCAGAGGGGCTGTGCCCCCCCGGGCGTGCGGCCCCCCCTTGCCTGAGTGTGTTGTGGGATGTGAATAAAGCTGAGTTCAACCTGCGCCGGGCCTCGCTCTTGTCCCCCTGtaccccctccctgccccaggggcACCCTGTGCCCGgccgggctgccccccccctGCACTGtgccacccccccagccccaccttGCACCCCGTGTCTGCCCTGCGCCCCATTCCCCTTGCCGTCACCCCGTGGTGCGCCCTATATCTGCCCTGTCCTGCACCCCATTTCCCACCCTCTCTCGCCCTGTGTGCCCCCCCCACTCCTCACCATTCCCcctgtgtgcccccccccccccttaaccCTGTGTGCCCCATACCCACCCCATCCTCACCTTGTCCTGAGCCCCCATCGCAGcttcccctctgccttcccgggtccctgaccccccccccccccgcaggatctatgggtgcccccccccccccccccccccgggacaccccctctccccgcagccccgAGGCAATGCCAGGCTGTGCCATGCAGCTCAGGCTTTATTGGCGGGGGAGCAGCGGGGCGGGTTGTGGGGGCACAAAATCTGGCTTTTGGGGTGATGgtaaggggcgggggggggtccctcaGGCCTCCAGCGGCTTCTGCGCGTGGGCGAAGAAGACGCCGTCGACGTCGTCCACGCCGGTGCGGAGGGCGGGCGGCATGGCGTAGGATCGGAAGTCGCGAAGGGCGAAGCCGGCGCCGGTCAACGCCGTCCGGACGTCGTCCTCCGCCAGCGGCACCACGGGCAGGCGGGCGGCCCCCGCCAGGTAGAAGGACTCCCCCAGAGCCCCCAGCAGCAGCGCGTGGCCCCCCGGCCGCAGCAGCGAGCCCACGTGTGCCAGCGCCCGGGCGAAGGCGGCGCGGTCGGGGCTGACGGCTTCCAAGCAGAAAGCGGAGAGCAACGCGTCGGCCGGCGGGCGCAACGGGGCGCCCAGCGGGTCCGGCCGGTGGACGTCGATGGGCAGGATGCGGCTCAGCCGGTCCCGCAGCCGACGCTCTTTCTCCTGCCAGGGCTCCCTGCGGGGAGGTGGGCGTCAGCGGGGATGGGATCCCCTGGGGATCGGGCCGGCACACGTAGGGATGCGGGGATGGGATCCTGCGGGGATCAGCCCAGCGTCTGCAGGGACGTGGGGACGGGATTCCACAGGGATCGACCCAGCACCCACGGGGACAGGATCCCATGGGTATGTGGGGCTGGGATCCCGCAGGGATCAACCCAACTTTCACAGGGACACGGGGACAGGATCCTGCAGGGATCAGGCCAATGTCTGTGAGGGCTGCGGAGGCATAATCCCGCAGGGATCAGCCCAGCGTCCACAGGGATGTGGGGCTGTGAGGGGACAATCCCACAGGGACCAGCCCAGCATCTGCAAGGATGTGGGGCTGTGAGCCCATGGGATCTGGGGACATGCTCCTGCAGGGATCAGCCCAGCATCTGTGGGAATATGGGGCTGTGATCCCATGGGATTCAGGGACAGTGGGGCTGTGATCCCATGGGATGCGGGGACAGTGGGGCTGTGATCCCATGGGATGCGGGGACACGCTCCTGCAGGGATCAGCCCAGCATCTGCAAGGATGTGGGGTTGTGAGCCCATGGGATGCGGGGGCACAATCCCACAGGGATCAGTCCAGCATTTGTGGGGCTGTGATCCTATGGGATCTGGGAACATGCTCCTGCAGGGATCAGCCCAGCATCTGCAGGAATATGGGGCTCTGATCCCATGGGATGCGGGGACACGCTCCTGCAGGGATCAGCCCAGTGTCCACAGGGACGTGGGGCTGTGATCCCGTGGGGCCACTCAGCCATGAATCCACAGGGACCGGCCCAGCACCACCCACCACCGCGGGGGCACCCACTGCCCGGGGTCCCCCTGCGTGTGCcaccccctctgcccccccccggccccacgcAGCCCTACCCGCGTCCCTCGATCTTGCAGACGTGCTGGATGAAGGGGCTCCAGTCGAAGGTGCCGGGCTCCCCCCGCACCCAGCGCCCCAGCTCCTCCCGGTTTACCGCCAGGTAGTCGGTGGCCACGATCTCCTCGAAGTGGTCGCAGGCGCTCAGCAGCTGGTAGATGGTGGGACCCGAGCCCACGTCGATCAGCGTGCGCCCGTGGATCtcacctggggagggggagcaggacactgggggggggagTCCCACACCGAGCTGGGCACCGGTGGGTGGATGGGGGCAACgggagatggggaggggggggtcccatcctgggagggtggtggggagaggggagatggACCCTGGGGTCAAGCCAGGGTGGGGAGTGGGCAGGGTGGGTGCCGTCCCaccccgtgcctcagtttccccacctggCCACTCACCACTGGCGAAGGTCTCGGCCAGGCATCGCAGCTTCCAAGGCACCACGAACTCCTCGGAGGAGAAGTCGGCCCGGGGGGGCAGGTAGTTGTTCTGCAGGTAGGCGCGGGGGTCGAAGTGCTGGTAGCCCTCCCGGAGGGCGGCCAGGGTGCTCATGGCGAGGGGCTGCGGCAGTGGCGCCCGCCCACCCCCAAACCCGCCTTATATCCCCAGctgggctttgggggggggggggggggggggggtggctgcgGTGAGCGATGGTCCTGCCCGGCGCGGAGGTGATGGTGGCCATCCATCGTGGATAACCAGGTTAGTGCCAGCGCCCCAGGGCCGGGGGACGCGGCTGGACGCCAGCGCTGCCGGATTCGGCCCGGCGCTGAGCGATAACGCTCTTCTGCCTTCCCTGAACGGGGGGGGGAAGGATCCAGGAATCCTGGCTCCAGTCGC
Proteins encoded in this window:
- the PNMT gene encoding phenylethanolamine N-methyltransferase; this encodes MSTLAALREGYQHFDPRAYLQNNYLPPRADFSSEEFVVPWKLRCLAETFASGEIHGRTLIDVGSGPTIYQLLSACDHFEEIVATDYLAVNREELGRWVRGEPGTFDWSPFIQHVCKIEGRGEPWQEKERRLRDRLSRILPIDVHRPDPLGAPLRPPADALLSAFCLEAVSPDRAAFARALAHVGSLLRPGGHALLLGALGESFYLAGAARLPVVPLAEDDVRTALTGAGFALRDFRSYAMPPALRTGVDDVDGVFFAHAQKPLEA